The following are encoded in a window of Oceanidesulfovibrio indonesiensis genomic DNA:
- a CDS encoding HNH endonuclease, whose protein sequence is MAKWPYNTTRWKRLRAQQLREQPLCIHCKALGRLVPAHHVDHIQAINAGGEPFDMGNLQSLCASCHSVKTNSDMHGKPLKGCDVNGNPLDAGHWWSSKDRANNEKISQS, encoded by the coding sequence GTGGCGAAGTGGCCGTATAATACCACGAGGTGGAAACGGCTCCGAGCGCAGCAGCTCCGGGAGCAGCCCCTCTGCATTCACTGCAAGGCCCTGGGGCGTCTGGTGCCGGCGCACCATGTGGACCACATCCAGGCAATCAACGCTGGTGGCGAGCCGTTCGACATGGGCAATTTACAGAGCTTGTGCGCGTCCTGCCACTCGGTCAAGACGAACAGCGACATGCACGGGAAGCCACTCAAGGGATGCGACGTGAACGGCAACCCGCTGGACGCAGGGCACTGGTGGTCTAGCAAGGATCGTGCCAACAATGAAAAAATCTCTCAGAGCTAG
- a CDS encoding phage terminase small subunit P27 family, with amino-acid sequence MPKVVDMPKNPQACKPLKKGPRHLKGEARRKWNQLMDVLHPSVCTERQFDAVTQYCESWATYRQAVEALAHEPAVVINEKTGAQQPSAWMKIKLECHKTLFSLGMKLGLVPNGKDIPKTGDTPRAAKFDGLVR; translated from the coding sequence ATGCCCAAAGTGGTTGATATGCCCAAGAATCCACAGGCGTGCAAGCCTCTGAAAAAGGGACCGCGCCACCTCAAAGGCGAGGCCCGCCGGAAGTGGAACCAGCTTATGGATGTGTTGCATCCTTCGGTCTGCACAGAGCGCCAGTTCGACGCCGTGACGCAGTATTGCGAATCGTGGGCAACTTACCGGCAAGCTGTGGAGGCCCTGGCGCACGAGCCCGCCGTGGTCATCAACGAGAAAACTGGAGCGCAACAGCCGAGCGCCTGGATGAAGATCAAACTGGAGTGCCACAAGACGCTATTTTCGCTGGGCATGAAGCTGGGTCTTGTGCCGAACGGGAAGGACATTCCCAAAACTGGCGACACCCCGCGAGCCGCCAAGTTTGACGGCCTGGTGCGATGA